A single Methanolobus sp. ZRKC5 DNA region contains:
- a CDS encoding IS66 family transposase: MCIDREEILAVYEAGPEAVVELVTRLLGIIEHQSLQIAQLEERVRHLEEMLEKNSRNSSKPPSTDSYARNKPTVKSQRKKTNKHVGGQNGHPGTTLRINDDPDEVIVHPVNQCVNCGRSLASVPSNYERRQVFDIPPITINCIEHRCEIKTCPKCSHVNKALFPDGVTQPTQYGHRVKSFAVYLHTYQLLPYQRVTKLFSDILGCKISPATLVNTERSCFEKLGAFENTVKHLLKESPVINLDETGMRINAVRNWLHVAGTDKLTYYFAHRKRGSEAMDAMGILPGYTGVATHDFWKPYNKYECQHSLCNAHLLRELTGASENSDQQWPKIMSDLLICIKHHVDNDLLDTELIQRFSEDYDHITCLGVNENPPDPESNVRSKKRGRKKQTTVKNLLDRFIGHKEDILRFMYDQNVPFDNNQAERDIRMTKVQQKISGTFRSKQGAKNFCRIRGYVSTVNKNSESVIDAISAIFYGNSFVPKLQN; this comes from the coding sequence ATTTGTATAGACCGCGAAGAAATACTTGCAGTTTATGAAGCTGGTCCAGAAGCAGTAGTAGAACTTGTAACTCGATTACTTGGGATAATTGAACATCAATCTCTCCAAATTGCACAACTTGAAGAGCGTGTCAGGCATTTGGAAGAAATGCTTGAAAAGAATAGTCGCAACAGTAGCAAACCACCTTCTACTGATTCTTATGCACGGAATAAACCAACCGTTAAAAGTCAAAGAAAAAAGACCAATAAGCATGTAGGTGGTCAAAACGGTCATCCTGGTACTACATTAAGAATAAATGATGATCCGGATGAAGTTATTGTTCATCCTGTTAATCAATGCGTCAATTGTGGGAGATCGTTAGCTTCTGTTCCCTCTAACTATGAAAGAAGACAGGTCTTTGACATTCCTCCTATAACTATCAATTGCATTGAACATCGTTGCGAGATTAAAACATGTCCCAAATGTTCTCATGTAAACAAAGCTCTTTTTCCAGATGGTGTAACTCAGCCGACTCAATACGGTCATCGAGTTAAGTCATTTGCAGTTTATTTGCACACTTACCAATTACTTCCTTATCAGCGTGTTACCAAGTTGTTCTCTGATATTTTGGGATGCAAGATAAGTCCTGCTACTTTGGTGAACACGGAACGTAGTTGTTTTGAGAAGCTTGGAGCTTTTGAAAATACAGTGAAACATCTCCTGAAAGAATCTCCTGTCATCAATCTGGATGAAACAGGAATGAGAATAAATGCAGTTCGTAATTGGCTTCATGTGGCAGGTACAGACAAACTGACCTATTATTTTGCACATCGCAAAAGGGGCTCAGAAGCAATGGATGCTATGGGCATATTACCAGGTTACACTGGTGTTGCAACACATGATTTTTGGAAACCGTACAACAAATATGAATGTCAACATTCATTATGTAATGCACATTTATTACGAGAGTTAACTGGAGCTTCCGAAAACAGTGATCAACAGTGGCCAAAGATAATGAGTGATCTCTTGATATGCATTAAACATCATGTTGATAATGATCTTTTAGATACTGAGCTAATTCAAAGGTTCAGTGAGGATTATGATCACATAACTTGTTTAGGAGTGAATGAAAATCCTCCTGATCCGGAATCAAATGTGCGGTCTAAAAAACGAGGACGTAAGAAGCAGACCACGGTAAAGAATTTGCTGGATAGGTTTATTGGCCATAAAGAGGATATCTTGCGATTTATGTACGACCAAAACGTTCCGTTTGATAACAATCAGGCTGAAAGAGATATCAGAATGACGAAAGTACAGCAGAAGATATCAGGTACTTTCCGCAGTAAACAGGGTGCAAAAAATTTCTGCCGTATAAGAGGATACGTGTCTACTGTTAATAAGAATTCTGAATCTGTTATCGATGCAATTAGTGCAATATTTTATGGCAATTCATTTGTTCCAAAGTTGCAGAATTAA
- a CDS encoding tetratricopeptide repeat protein, with translation MSLLRKLYDDSLDKKKIRNTEKNAVEAYSKGHVHLKLGYCEEAIDSYIKAEELWNSLGDIFSVQGMDKEASRAYVKAVETWFDRSFVLYKMGKNEEALELIDRTLEKQASNPKVFCSKALILFENKKYEDALKCLENALDLSVEDPGAWCYKGNTLCKLGRYDEALEAYDRSIELSNPQAFQFPRFAWISRSSSSQILPDSAQAWYCKGVALFELKRYDEAKKALGNLLEIEPEFENAIELRKLCSKKSKIESDQNKK, from the coding sequence ATGAGCCTGCTGCGAAAACTCTATGACGATTCTCTGGATAAGAAAAAAATAAGGAACACTGAAAAAAACGCTGTCGAAGCTTATAGCAAAGGACATGTCCATCTAAAGTTAGGATACTGTGAAGAAGCCATTGACTCTTACATCAAAGCTGAAGAACTGTGGAATTCCCTGGGAGATATATTTTCTGTGCAGGGGATGGATAAAGAAGCCTCAAGGGCATATGTAAAGGCAGTTGAGACATGGTTTGACAGAAGTTTTGTACTTTATAAAATGGGCAAAAATGAAGAGGCATTAGAACTTATAGACAGGACCCTTGAGAAACAGGCAAGTAACCCTAAAGTTTTTTGCAGTAAAGCACTGATACTCTTTGAAAATAAGAAATATGAAGATGCTCTTAAGTGCCTTGAGAATGCCTTGGACCTAAGCGTTGAAGACCCAGGTGCCTGGTGCTACAAAGGTAACACTTTATGCAAACTTGGCAGGTACGATGAGGCATTGGAAGCATATGACAGATCCATAGAATTGTCAAATCCTCAGGCTTTTCAGTTCCCCCGTTTTGCCTGGATATCAAGGAGTTCCTCCTCACAGATTCTGCCAGATTCTGCACAGGCATGGTATTGTAAGGGTGTCGCCCTTTTCGAACTTAAAAGATATGATGAAGCCAAAAAAGCACTTGGAAATCTGCTAGAAATAGAACCGGAGTTTGAGAATGCAATAGAACTCAGGAAACTTTGTTCCAAAAAATCAAAAATAGAATCGGATCAAAATAAAAAATAG
- the twy1 gene encoding 4-demethylwyosine synthase TYW1, with protein sequence MTRRKQKTEDITDFKSLLKKQGYSLAGKHSAVKTCLWLRRSIKDEGECYKSVFYGIHSHRCLQMTPTLMCNQKCLHCWRPTEVDVPMPVGWDSPVEIVGSSIESQRKLISGFGHSAPPERWIEGKDPKHVAISLSGEPTLFPHLPELVDEFKEQGLTTFVVSNGTVPEMMAKINPSQLYMSLDAPDRETYEKVCLPKSPSLWDNILKSLEVLKTKETRTVIRITLIKGVNMFDSEGYAELIKLAEPDYIEVKAYMHLGFSRKRLPREAMPSHGEVMDFSVKLAGHLDYKVAEDVEVSRVVLLSKDGSVSHLM encoded by the coding sequence ATGACCAGAAGAAAACAAAAAACTGAGGATATAACGGATTTTAAAAGTCTGTTAAAGAAACAGGGATACAGTCTTGCAGGCAAGCATTCCGCTGTTAAGACATGTCTTTGGCTTAGAAGGTCCATCAAGGACGAAGGCGAATGTTACAAGTCCGTTTTCTATGGTATCCATTCACATCGCTGTCTTCAGATGACGCCAACGCTCATGTGTAATCAGAAGTGTCTGCACTGCTGGAGGCCCACAGAAGTGGACGTACCCATGCCTGTTGGATGGGACTCTCCAGTGGAAATAGTGGGGTCTTCAATAGAATCCCAGAGAAAACTTATATCAGGGTTTGGACACTCAGCTCCGCCTGAACGCTGGATTGAAGGGAAGGATCCCAAGCATGTGGCCATATCTCTTTCAGGGGAACCTACACTTTTTCCACATCTTCCCGAACTGGTAGATGAGTTCAAAGAACAGGGGTTGACTACTTTTGTTGTAAGTAACGGTACAGTTCCTGAAATGATGGCAAAAATAAACCCTTCCCAGTTATACATGAGCCTTGATGCTCCTGATAGGGAAACATATGAAAAGGTCTGTCTCCCAAAATCACCTTCACTATGGGATAATATTCTCAAATCCCTTGAAGTGCTCAAAACAAAGGAAACAAGAACTGTCATACGTATAACACTCATCAAAGGTGTCAATATGTTCGATTCAGAAGGTTATGCGGAGCTAATTAAACTGGCAGAACCTGATTATATAGAGGTTAAAGCGTACATGCATCTTGGTTTTTCAAGAAAGAGGCTCCCCCGTGAAGCAATGCCTTCCCATGGTGAAGTAATGGATTTCTCAGTAAAGCTGGCCGGACACCTTGATTATAAGGTTGCAGAAGACGTAGAAGTTAGCAGGGTCGTCCTGCTCTCTAAAGATGGTTCTGTTTCTCATCTTATGTAG
- the prf1 gene encoding peptide chain release factor aRF-1, whose amino-acid sequence MSEQSAHSKYEFKKKLESLRVKKGRGTELVSLYIPPSKHISDVTSQLKGEHGQAANIKSKVTRDNVQGALESLLSRLRYVEVPENGIVFFTGAVDIGANKTSMETTIVEPPQPIITYRYHCDSSFFLEPLEEMLRDVKTYGLLVLDRREATVGLLVGKHIEHFRTLTSTVPGKQRKGGQSAHRFQQLRLIAIHEFYKRIGDAASDVFMTVDHKDFQGVLIGGPSPTKEEFESGEFLHHELLKKQLGLFDVAYTDESGLSELVNAASERLADIDLMVEKKLMQRFFAELVSDSGKAGYGEIQVRNNLDIGAVEILMISEDLRAERLTLRCPNGDYEDKVTRNFKPGEQDASGGACPVCGTNVELVERVDIVDELSELADQMATQVEFISTDFEEGSQLLNAFGGIVAILRFNTGV is encoded by the coding sequence ATGTCAGAACAATCCGCTCATTCGAAATATGAATTCAAAAAGAAATTAGAGAGTCTACGGGTCAAAAAAGGACGTGGAACCGAACTAGTTTCTTTGTACATTCCCCCCTCAAAACACATATCTGATGTTACATCCCAGCTCAAAGGAGAACACGGCCAGGCTGCTAACATCAAATCCAAGGTGACGCGTGATAACGTACAGGGTGCGCTTGAATCCCTCCTTTCAAGATTAAGGTATGTGGAAGTTCCTGAGAATGGTATCGTTTTTTTCACAGGAGCTGTGGATATAGGTGCTAACAAAACTAGCATGGAAACAACCATAGTCGAACCACCCCAGCCTATTATCACATACAGGTATCACTGTGATTCCTCATTTTTCCTTGAGCCACTTGAGGAGATGTTAAGAGATGTAAAGACGTACGGTCTGCTGGTCCTTGACAGAAGAGAAGCAACAGTAGGTCTTCTTGTGGGAAAACACATAGAACATTTCAGAACCCTGACATCAACTGTTCCCGGGAAACAGAGGAAAGGAGGTCAGAGTGCTCACAGATTCCAGCAATTGAGGCTTATTGCTATTCATGAGTTCTACAAACGAATAGGTGATGCTGCAAGCGATGTTTTCATGACGGTGGATCACAAAGATTTCCAGGGTGTTCTCATTGGTGGTCCTTCTCCTACAAAAGAAGAATTCGAATCAGGAGAATTTCTGCACCACGAGCTATTGAAAAAACAGCTTGGGCTTTTCGATGTTGCATATACTGATGAATCCGGACTTTCAGAACTTGTCAATGCTGCCAGTGAAAGGCTTGCAGACATCGATCTAATGGTTGAGAAAAAGCTCATGCAGCGTTTCTTTGCAGAACTGGTATCTGATTCCGGAAAGGCCGGTTATGGTGAGATTCAGGTTCGTAATAATCTGGATATTGGCGCAGTGGAAATTCTGATGATATCCGAAGATCTGAGGGCAGAAAGACTTACTTTGAGATGTCCCAATGGAGATTACGAGGATAAGGTCACCCGTAATTTCAAACCAGGAGAGCAGGATGCTTCTGGTGGAGCTTGTCCTGTATGTGGAACTAACGTTGAGCTAGTTGAAAGGGTTGACATTGTTGATGAGCTTTCAGAGCTCGCAGACCAGATGGCTACACAGGTCGAGTTCATATCAACTGACTTTGAAGAAGGTTCCCAGCTTCTGAATGCATTTGGCGGTATAGTAGCAATATTGCGATTCAATACCGGTGTTTGA
- the argS gene encoding arginine--tRNA ligase, whose translation MFLEFKKQVTEALENALESLGFETDDLGLESSQHADIASKVAFKLAAQAKSNPKELADKIVAAIELPDGSMIGDIKTVGPYINITAGRNYVDNTVLAILDEKEAFGGNFCQGKILLEHTSANPNGPLHVGHIRNSIIGDTLVRILKKAGYEVETQYYVNDMGRQIAIVSWALSLFEFDSSRKSDHAIADVYIKANALLNENPEKVAEIDKRMQLVESGDEETIKSFDEAVEFAVTGIKQTLLRMNVSHDSFPHESGFIRSGAVSSIVEEIKATGRTEDDNGALVVDLSDYGFEKTLVIQRSDGTSLYTTRDLAYHEWKGERADRMIDVLGSDHKLISGQLKATLNAIGKHEPEIVIFEFVSLPEGSMSTRRGKFISADDLLDQIEQQAYAEVEKRRPEMADDFKKEVSDMVGIGAVRYDIVKVSPEKSTVFNWKEALDFEKQGGPFIQYSHARACNILKKAEEEGKWNPDQMIDPSLLTEDTEIDLIKKMASFDSIIDLCARDLKPHTIATYARELADSFNQFYRFVPVVSAEEDDIRASRLALVNCARIVLASVLDTLGIGAPESM comes from the coding sequence TTGTTCCTTGAATTTAAAAAACAGGTTACTGAAGCTCTTGAGAATGCCCTTGAATCCCTTGGTTTTGAAACAGATGATCTGGGACTTGAGTCTTCACAGCATGCGGATATTGCTTCAAAGGTCGCTTTCAAGCTGGCTGCACAGGCAAAGAGCAATCCAAAAGAGCTTGCTGATAAAATAGTCGCAGCTATTGAATTGCCCGATGGATCCATGATAGGCGATATCAAGACAGTTGGTCCTTACATAAATATAACTGCAGGACGCAATTATGTTGACAATACGGTACTTGCTATACTTGATGAAAAAGAAGCCTTTGGTGGCAATTTCTGTCAGGGTAAAATACTGCTGGAACACACTTCAGCGAACCCAAATGGCCCTCTTCATGTTGGACACATACGCAATTCCATAATTGGTGATACACTTGTGCGTATACTCAAAAAGGCAGGTTATGAAGTTGAAACCCAGTACTATGTTAATGACATGGGTCGTCAGATAGCCATTGTTTCATGGGCCCTCTCACTTTTTGAGTTTGATAGTTCCAGAAAATCAGATCATGCAATAGCAGACGTTTACATCAAGGCAAATGCTTTGCTCAATGAAAATCCGGAAAAGGTTGCTGAAATAGATAAACGCATGCAGCTTGTGGAAAGTGGCGACGAAGAGACGATTAAAAGCTTTGATGAAGCTGTAGAATTTGCTGTAACAGGCATCAAGCAAACGCTTTTGCGTATGAATGTCAGTCATGATAGTTTTCCACATGAATCGGGTTTTATTCGCTCAGGTGCTGTCTCCAGTATCGTTGAGGAAATAAAGGCAACCGGAAGAACCGAAGATGATAATGGTGCTCTGGTAGTCGACCTTTCAGACTATGGTTTTGAAAAGACTCTGGTCATACAGCGCAGTGACGGAACATCCCTTTACACGACACGTGACCTCGCCTACCATGAGTGGAAAGGAGAGCGTGCAGACAGGATGATCGATGTGCTTGGATCAGACCATAAACTCATATCCGGTCAACTCAAGGCAACTCTAAATGCCATCGGCAAACATGAACCGGAAATTGTAATATTCGAGTTTGTCTCACTTCCCGAAGGTTCCATGAGTACCCGTCGTGGTAAATTCATCTCTGCTGACGACCTGCTTGACCAGATAGAGCAGCAGGCTTATGCGGAAGTTGAGAAACGCAGGCCTGAAATGGCAGATGATTTCAAGAAAGAAGTTTCTGACATGGTGGGAATTGGTGCTGTCAGGTATGATATTGTGAAAGTCTCCCCTGAGAAGTCTACAGTGTTCAACTGGAAAGAGGCACTTGACTTTGAGAAACAAGGTGGTCCTTTTATACAGTATTCCCATGCCAGGGCATGCAACATACTGAAAAAAGCAGAGGAAGAAGGCAAGTGGAATCCAGACCAAATGATTGATCCTTCATTGCTGACCGAGGATACTGAAATTGACCTTATCAAGAAAATGGCATCATTTGACAGTATAATAGATCTCTGTGCAAGAGACCTGAAACCACATACAATAGCAACTTATGCCAGGGAACTTGCAGACTCCTTCAATCAGTTCTACAGGTTCGTACCTGTGGTAAGTGCTGAAGAGGATGACATAAGAGCAAGCAGGTTGGCTCTTGTTAACTGTGCAAGGATAGTTCTTGCAAGTGTTCTCGATACACTGGGTATCGGTGCACCGGAATCGATGTAA
- a CDS encoding dihydrofolate reductase family protein — MHNTISLDGAINEFDIDLELHYQILSSFKPDATLVGSVTAKTGIESFIEEVPPEESTDFSKPSIKSNDGAPLCNPYWIIVDTSGILEGLLHVLRRSEYCKDVILLVSEKTSLSYLNYLNERNYEYVVTGEEYVDYKKALEICTKRYGFEKIVMDSGSTLCDIMLDEGLIDKIDLIITPVIVGHNSENMCGEVLKSGQMLKMLDHEVLKEDFLHVQYKVMK, encoded by the coding sequence ATGCATAATACAATAAGTCTTGATGGAGCAATAAATGAATTTGATATTGATCTGGAATTGCATTATCAGATATTGAGTTCATTCAAACCTGATGCAACACTAGTGGGATCGGTTACAGCTAAAACCGGAATTGAGAGTTTTATAGAGGAAGTACCACCGGAAGAGAGCACAGACTTCAGCAAACCCTCGATAAAATCAAATGATGGCGCCCCACTTTGCAATCCTTACTGGATAATAGTGGATACCTCTGGAATTCTTGAAGGCTTACTGCATGTCTTAAGAAGATCAGAGTACTGTAAGGACGTAATATTGTTAGTCTCTGAAAAAACATCACTTTCGTACCTCAACTATCTTAATGAAAGAAATTATGAATATGTTGTTACTGGAGAGGAATACGTAGATTATAAAAAAGCTCTGGAAATTTGCACTAAGAGATACGGCTTCGAAAAAATAGTCATGGATAGTGGAAGCACCCTTTGCGATATAATGCTGGATGAAGGCTTAATTGACAAAATCGATCTGATCATAACTCCTGTTATAGTAGGGCACAACAGTGAAAATATGTGTGGGGAGGTACTGAAGTCGGGACAAATGCTCAAGATGTTAGATCATGAAGTGCTTAAAGAAGATTTCTTACATGTGCAGTATAAAGTTATGAAATAA
- a CDS encoding isoprenylcysteine carboxylmethyltransferase family protein gives MKQRILPPGYFFLLLLLAITSHFLFSSWTFIRPPYSYSGIVPVIFGIVLNLWTDSAFKNNSTTVKPFEKPSSFIVSGPFRISRHPMYLGMTSILLGVSLLLGSVISLMSLVIFVFLMEKLFISVEERNMEEIFGEQYLVYKRNVRRWI, from the coding sequence ATGAAACAGAGGATATTGCCACCCGGCTATTTCTTTTTGTTATTGCTCTTGGCCATAACATCACATTTTTTATTTTCGTCCTGGACTTTCATTCGTCCACCATACTCATATTCAGGTATCGTTCCTGTTATTTTTGGTATTGTATTGAACCTGTGGACTGACAGTGCCTTCAAAAACAATAGCACAACTGTAAAACCGTTTGAAAAGCCTTCTTCATTCATTGTATCTGGTCCTTTTCGAATCAGTCGACATCCCATGTATCTCGGAATGACTTCCATATTGCTTGGAGTATCATTGTTGTTGGGGTCGGTAATTAGTCTCATGTCGTTGGTAATCTTTGTATTCCTGATGGAAAAATTGTTCATTTCCGTGGAAGAAAGAAATATGGAAGAGATTTTCGGTGAACAATACCTTGTCTACAAAAGAAATGTAAGGCGCTGGATTTGA
- a CDS encoding type 1 glutamine amidotransferase family protein, whose protein sequence is MTKIAYLYVFNTMADWEPSFLIAEMNTGRYFQKDATKYTVRTVGITKEPVVTMGGVRITPDMSLERCTTDDAGVLILSGGNTWLEDTHAPVLDRVKEFLNAGVLVGAICGATMGLAKAGLLDNRPHTSNDLGYLKAVCPTYAGDKFYRHESVVHDDDLITASGVAPLEFAREVLRELGVFSAQTLEAWYQLYVTHEAQHFYSLMGSLED, encoded by the coding sequence ATGACCAAGATAGCTTATCTTTATGTCTTTAACACCATGGCCGACTGGGAGCCAAGCTTCCTGATAGCTGAAATGAATACGGGTCGCTACTTCCAAAAGGATGCTACAAAATACACTGTCAGGACAGTTGGTATCACAAAAGAACCTGTTGTCACCATGGGAGGAGTACGTATTACACCAGATATGAGCCTTGAAAGATGCACAACTGATGATGCAGGAGTATTGATTCTATCTGGTGGTAATACCTGGCTGGAAGATACCCATGCTCCTGTGCTGGATAGAGTAAAGGAGTTCCTGAATGCGGGTGTTCTTGTGGGTGCCATTTGTGGTGCAACAATGGGCCTTGCCAAGGCAGGGCTGCTGGACAACCGTCCTCACACCAGCAATGATTTGGGATATCTGAAAGCAGTCTGTCCCACTTACGCCGGAGATAAGTTCTATCGCCATGAATCTGTGGTTCATGATGATGATCTGATAACCGCATCAGGTGTTGCTCCTCTGGAGTTTGCGCGTGAAGTTCTCAGAGAGCTCGGCGTGTTCTCAGCCCAAACTCTCGAAGCATGGTATCAGTTGTATGTTACACACGAAGCACAGCATTTCTATTCACTTATGGGGTCGCTGGAGGATTGA
- a CDS encoding class I SAM-dependent methyltransferase family protein, with amino-acid sequence MSLKDELKGIIPEKELEQLPNRFDIIGDIAIVSVPESMEKYNNVIAQTIMGRMQNIKTVLNKVSKLEGKRRVADFKIIAGHSTETIHKEFGFAYMIDLKKSFFNGRLSFERKRVTSMVKPGEDVLVPFCGVGPFAIPAAAAAKVVAVEMNGEACKSFVRNCKLNKVEENIHIINADATRLPNMIKKRFDRAIIPTPYGMDLFLESISSLVKAGGYIHFYTFKPKEQIAELIGKYEKMGFVVEFHRRCGNVAPGISRWVFDLKK; translated from the coding sequence ATGAGCCTTAAGGATGAACTGAAAGGGATTATACCTGAAAAGGAACTCGAACAGCTACCAAATCGCTTTGACATTATAGGAGATATTGCCATTGTATCTGTTCCTGAAAGTATGGAAAAATACAATAATGTGATAGCTCAGACTATAATGGGAAGAATGCAGAACATTAAGACTGTGCTGAACAAGGTCTCAAAACTTGAAGGAAAAAGAAGAGTTGCTGATTTTAAGATCATTGCCGGCCACAGCACAGAGACCATTCACAAGGAATTTGGTTTTGCTTACATGATAGACCTGAAAAAGTCTTTTTTCAATGGCAGGCTCTCTTTTGAAAGAAAAAGAGTGACATCAATGGTAAAACCTGGTGAGGATGTACTTGTACCATTTTGTGGCGTTGGTCCCTTTGCAATACCTGCTGCTGCTGCTGCAAAGGTAGTTGCAGTGGAAATGAACGGCGAAGCATGCAAATCTTTCGTACGCAACTGCAAACTCAATAAGGTCGAAGAAAACATCCACATAATCAATGCTGATGCAACCCGCCTCCCCAACATGATCAAAAAACGATTTGACAGGGCTATCATACCAACACCATATGGCATGGACCTTTTTCTTGAAAGTATTTCCTCACTTGTGAAAGCAGGTGGGTATATACATTTCTATACTTTCAAACCCAAAGAACAGATTGCTGAATTGATAGGAAAATATGAAAAAATGGGATTTGTGGTTGAATTCCATCGAAGATGCGGTAATGTAGCACCTGGAATCAGTCGATGGGTGTTCGACCTAAAAAAATAA
- a CDS encoding ABC transporter permease: protein MVILETVLEATWEHIVLVYTTLFVSIAVSIPLAFAALYSKKLEFAVMKFANLVQAVPSFAVVAIMVPFLGIGFTPAVVAIMLRALLPIIKNTYIGLSNVDPALIDYAEGIGLSQWQINMHIRLPNAYPAMFAGIKFAGILANSIAVLTAFIGSGGLGEIIFQGLIGYNTRTLLAGAIPAIMLAILIDLSFTILEKKVTPGYMKE, encoded by the coding sequence ATGGTAATCCTTGAAACGGTACTTGAGGCGACCTGGGAACACATTGTCCTGGTATATACTACACTATTTGTGAGTATAGCCGTTTCAATACCACTTGCCTTTGCAGCACTTTACAGTAAGAAACTGGAATTTGCCGTGATGAAATTTGCAAATCTGGTACAAGCGGTTCCCAGCTTTGCCGTTGTAGCAATTATGGTTCCATTCCTTGGAATTGGTTTCACCCCTGCTGTGGTTGCTATAATGCTGCGTGCACTGCTTCCAATTATCAAAAATACTTACATCGGTCTGAGCAATGTCGACCCTGCACTAATAGATTATGCGGAAGGTATCGGACTGAGTCAGTGGCAAATTAACATGCACATAAGACTTCCAAATGCATATCCGGCAATGTTTGCAGGAATTAAATTTGCCGGTATCCTTGCGAACAGTATTGCAGTATTAACAGCTTTTATCGGAAGTGGTGGGCTGGGAGAAATAATATTCCAGGGTCTCATTGGTTACAACACCCGCACCCTCCTGGCAGGTGCTATACCTGCGATTATGCTTGCGATACTAATTGATCTTTCTTTCACAATACTTGAGAAAAAGGTCACTCCTGGATATATGAAAGAATAA
- a CDS encoding ABC transporter permease: MSTLQIIANVWDKHLMTMRTIEHLQMFSIALLLSIVIGVTVGVFIYMRPKTANTVLNFLNIVETIPDLALIVLLLPILKLGAGPTIAACVLYSILPIARNTYTGLKGVDEQYTYVAHAIGLSPREALFKVRIPMSLPLIAGGIRIALVFCMGVVTLGGLVAAGGLGTVLQNGIQLYQKDVILIAGLWTGLLAVFLDGFAGIVEKKLHERYGTW, encoded by the coding sequence ATGTCAACATTACAGATCATAGCGAATGTCTGGGATAAGCACCTTATGACAATGCGTACCATTGAGCATTTGCAGATGTTCAGTATAGCTCTACTGCTGTCCATAGTAATAGGCGTTACCGTTGGTGTTTTCATATATATGAGACCTAAGACTGCAAATACCGTACTTAATTTCCTTAACATTGTGGAGACAATACCGGATCTTGCACTCATTGTACTGCTTCTTCCAATACTCAAACTTGGTGCCGGTCCAACCATCGCAGCATGCGTGCTCTATTCGATACTTCCAATTGCAAGGAACACTTACACGGGGCTAAAAGGTGTGGATGAGCAATACACCTACGTTGCTCATGCTATAGGTCTTTCTCCACGCGAAGCATTGTTTAAAGTGAGAATCCCTATGTCACTGCCACTAATAGCAGGTGGTATCAGAATAGCACTTGTATTCTGCATGGGTGTTGTGACTCTTGGAGGACTGGTTGCTGCAGGAGGACTTGGAACAGTACTGCAGAACGGGATCCAGCTCTACCAGAAAGATGTGATCCTCATTGCAGGATTGTGGACAGGATTACTTGCAGTTTTTCTTGACGGTTTTGCAGGCATTGTTGAGAAAAAACTCCATGAGAGGTATGGAACATGGTAA